The Tursiops truncatus isolate mTurTru1 chromosome 6, mTurTru1.mat.Y, whole genome shotgun sequence genome includes a window with the following:
- the ENTR1 gene encoding endosome-associated-trafficking regulator 1 isoform X7, whose product MAGYARRPGVAPLSRARSLVIPDGEKLGDLEEANPFSFKEFLKSKNLGLSKEDTDSRIYSKEATRHSLGLGRSSPTSQAMGYGLEHQQPFFEDPTGAGDLLDEDEDEGWDGAYLPSAVEQTHSSRVAASTSPCSTYVSFFSNPSELVGPESLPPCMLSDSDSRVSPAGSPSTDFTVHGESLGDRHLRTLQISYEALKDENSKLRRKLTEVQSFSETQTEIAKSTPLDNGAAELSDGPRAPLTASQLASSSEVVASQLFLPRVRTLERKLEAKMIKEESDYHDLESVVQQVEQNLERMTKRAVKAENHVLKLKQEISLLQVTRERGLNGSHIREFQKGHQRVSAGVSSARPPAPPQLKHPDQDSLSFRPGPPGCAQQECQGHHYRAGGGTCTPDDRRGTRDGIRPVSFRRPATPQLGKGIIPLSPLPRVPCLVSVRWPFSCSPV is encoded by the exons ATGGCGGGCTACGCGCGTCGCCCCGGCGTCGCCCCGCTGTCCCGGGCCCGGAGCCTCGTCATTCCGGACG GTGAGAAACTTGGAGATCTTGAAGAGGCAAATCCATTCTCCTTTAAAGAGTTTCTGAAAAGCAAGAACCTTGGCCTGTCGAAAGAGGATACTGACAGCAGAATTTATTCAAAG GAAGCCACGAGGCACTCGCTGGGACTCGGCCGcagctcccccacctcccaggccaTGGGGTATGGCCTGGAGCATCAGCAGCCGTTTTTCGAAGACCCGACAGGGGCTGGCGACCTCctggacgaggacgaggacgaagGGTGGGACGGGGCCTACCTGCCGTCTGCCGTGGAGCAGACCCACTCCTCCAGGGTTGCCGCCAGCACGTCGCCCTGCAGCACCTATGTCTCCTTTTTCTCCAACCCGTCGGAGCTGGTGGGGCCTGAGTCTCTGCCTCCGTGCATGCTGAGCGACTCCGACTCCCGCGTCTCCCCAGCCGGGAGCCCCAGCACCGACTTCACAGTCCACGGAGAGTCTCTGGGGGACAGGCACCTTCGGACGCTGCAGATAAGTTACGAAGCA ctgaaagatgaaaattctaagCTAAGAAGAAAGCTGACCGAGGTTCAGAGCTTCTCTGAAACTCAAACAGAAAT AGCAAAATCAACCCCACTTGACAATGGAGCAGCAGAGCTGTCAGACGGCCCCAGGGCGCCCCTGACCGCCAGCCAACTGGCATCCAGCTCTGAGGTGGTCGCCTCACAGCTGTTCCTCCCAAG GGTGAGGACGCTCGAGCGGAAGTTAGAAGCGAAAATGATCAAGGAGGAGAGTGACTACCATGACCTGGAGTCGGTGGTGCAGCAGGTGGAGCAGAATCTGGAGCGCATGACC AAACGGGCAGTAAAGGCCGAAAATCACGTCCTAAAACTGAAACAGGAAATCAGCTTGCTCCAGGTAACTAGAGAGAGGGGCTTAAACGGTTCACATATTCGTGAATTCCAAAAAGGGCACCAAAGAGTCTCTGCTGGGGTTTCCTCCGCTCGCCCTCCCGCTCCCCCGCAGTTGAAGCACCCAGATCAGGACAGCCTGAGCTTTCGTCCCGGGCCTCCTGGTTGTGCCCAACAGGAGTGTCAAGGGCATCACTATAGAGCGGGGGGTGGCACGTGCACACCAGACGACAGGCGAGGTACCAGGGACGGCATTAGGCCCGTGTCCTTTAGGAGGCCTGCTACCCCCCAGTTAGGAAAGGGCATCATCCCCTTGTCGCCTCTACCTAGGGTGCCTTGTCTGGTTTCAGTCAGATGGCCTTTTAGCTGCTCTCCTGTTTAG
- the ENTR1 gene encoding endosome-associated-trafficking regulator 1 isoform X6, translated as MAGYARRPGVAPLSRARSLVIPDDLGYGKGKGTMHGPSGAQNTHFGGEKLGDLEEANPFSFKEFLKSKNLGLSKEDTDSRIYSKEATRHSLGLGRSSPTSQAMGYGLEHQQPFFEDPTGAGDLLDEDEDEGWDGAYLPSAVEQTHSSRVAASTSPCSTYVSFFSNPSELVGPESLPPCMLSDSDSRVSPAGSPSTDFTVHGESLGDRHLRTLQISYEALKDENSKLRRKLTEVQSFSETQTEIAKSTPLDNGAAELSDGPRAPLTASQLASSSEVVASQLFLPRVRTLERKLEAKMIKEESDYHDLESVVQQVEQNLERMTKRAVKAENHVLKLKQEISLLQVTRERGLNGSHIREFQKGHQRVSAGVSSARPPAPPQLKHPDQDSLSFRPGPPGCAQQECQGHHYRAGGGTCTPDDRRGTRDGIRPVSFRRPATPQLGKGIIPLSPLPRVPCLVSVRWPFSCSPV; from the exons ATGGCGGGCTACGCGCGTCGCCCCGGCGTCGCCCCGCTGTCCCGGGCCCGGAGCCTCGTCATTCCGGACG ATTTGGGCTATGGAAAGGGGAAAGGCACTATGCACGGTCCATCAGGAGCCCAGAATACACACTTTGGAG GTGAGAAACTTGGAGATCTTGAAGAGGCAAATCCATTCTCCTTTAAAGAGTTTCTGAAAAGCAAGAACCTTGGCCTGTCGAAAGAGGATACTGACAGCAGAATTTATTCAAAG GAAGCCACGAGGCACTCGCTGGGACTCGGCCGcagctcccccacctcccaggccaTGGGGTATGGCCTGGAGCATCAGCAGCCGTTTTTCGAAGACCCGACAGGGGCTGGCGACCTCctggacgaggacgaggacgaagGGTGGGACGGGGCCTACCTGCCGTCTGCCGTGGAGCAGACCCACTCCTCCAGGGTTGCCGCCAGCACGTCGCCCTGCAGCACCTATGTCTCCTTTTTCTCCAACCCGTCGGAGCTGGTGGGGCCTGAGTCTCTGCCTCCGTGCATGCTGAGCGACTCCGACTCCCGCGTCTCCCCAGCCGGGAGCCCCAGCACCGACTTCACAGTCCACGGAGAGTCTCTGGGGGACAGGCACCTTCGGACGCTGCAGATAAGTTACGAAGCA ctgaaagatgaaaattctaagCTAAGAAGAAAGCTGACCGAGGTTCAGAGCTTCTCTGAAACTCAAACAGAAAT AGCAAAATCAACCCCACTTGACAATGGAGCAGCAGAGCTGTCAGACGGCCCCAGGGCGCCCCTGACCGCCAGCCAACTGGCATCCAGCTCTGAGGTGGTCGCCTCACAGCTGTTCCTCCCAAG GGTGAGGACGCTCGAGCGGAAGTTAGAAGCGAAAATGATCAAGGAGGAGAGTGACTACCATGACCTGGAGTCGGTGGTGCAGCAGGTGGAGCAGAATCTGGAGCGCATGACC AAACGGGCAGTAAAGGCCGAAAATCACGTCCTAAAACTGAAACAGGAAATCAGCTTGCTCCAGGTAACTAGAGAGAGGGGCTTAAACGGTTCACATATTCGTGAATTCCAAAAAGGGCACCAAAGAGTCTCTGCTGGGGTTTCCTCCGCTCGCCCTCCCGCTCCCCCGCAGTTGAAGCACCCAGATCAGGACAGCCTGAGCTTTCGTCCCGGGCCTCCTGGTTGTGCCCAACAGGAGTGTCAAGGGCATCACTATAGAGCGGGGGGTGGCACGTGCACACCAGACGACAGGCGAGGTACCAGGGACGGCATTAGGCCCGTGTCCTTTAGGAGGCCTGCTACCCCCCAGTTAGGAAAGGGCATCATCCCCTTGTCGCCTCTACCTAGGGTGCCTTGTCTGGTTTCAGTCAGATGGCCTTTTAGCTGCTCTCCTGTTTAG
- the ENTR1 gene encoding endosome-associated-trafficking regulator 1 isoform X12, with the protein MHGPSGAQNTHFGGEKLGDLEEANPFSFKEFLKSKNLGLSKEDTDSRIYSKEATRHSLGLGRSSPTSQAMGYGLEHQQPFFEDPTGAGDLLDEDEDEGWDGAYLPSAVEQTHSSRVAASTSPCSTYVSFFSNPSELVGPESLPPCMLSDSDSRVSPAGSPSTDFTVHGESLGDRHLRTLQISYEALKDENSKLRRKLTEVQSFSETQTEIAKSTPLDNGAAELSDGPRAPLTASQLASSSEVVASQLFLPRVRTLERKLEAKMIKEESDYHDLESVVQQVEQNLERMTKRAVKAENHVLKLKQEISLLQVTRERGLNGSHIREFQKGHQRVSAGVSSARPPAPPQLKHPDQDSLSFRPGPPGCAQQECQGHHYRAGGGTCTPDDRRGTRDGIRPVSFRRPATPQLGKGIIPLSPLPRVPCLVSVRWPFSCSPV; encoded by the exons ATGCACGGTCCATCAGGAGCCCAGAATACACACTTTGGAG GTGAGAAACTTGGAGATCTTGAAGAGGCAAATCCATTCTCCTTTAAAGAGTTTCTGAAAAGCAAGAACCTTGGCCTGTCGAAAGAGGATACTGACAGCAGAATTTATTCAAAG GAAGCCACGAGGCACTCGCTGGGACTCGGCCGcagctcccccacctcccaggccaTGGGGTATGGCCTGGAGCATCAGCAGCCGTTTTTCGAAGACCCGACAGGGGCTGGCGACCTCctggacgaggacgaggacgaagGGTGGGACGGGGCCTACCTGCCGTCTGCCGTGGAGCAGACCCACTCCTCCAGGGTTGCCGCCAGCACGTCGCCCTGCAGCACCTATGTCTCCTTTTTCTCCAACCCGTCGGAGCTGGTGGGGCCTGAGTCTCTGCCTCCGTGCATGCTGAGCGACTCCGACTCCCGCGTCTCCCCAGCCGGGAGCCCCAGCACCGACTTCACAGTCCACGGAGAGTCTCTGGGGGACAGGCACCTTCGGACGCTGCAGATAAGTTACGAAGCA ctgaaagatgaaaattctaagCTAAGAAGAAAGCTGACCGAGGTTCAGAGCTTCTCTGAAACTCAAACAGAAAT AGCAAAATCAACCCCACTTGACAATGGAGCAGCAGAGCTGTCAGACGGCCCCAGGGCGCCCCTGACCGCCAGCCAACTGGCATCCAGCTCTGAGGTGGTCGCCTCACAGCTGTTCCTCCCAAG GGTGAGGACGCTCGAGCGGAAGTTAGAAGCGAAAATGATCAAGGAGGAGAGTGACTACCATGACCTGGAGTCGGTGGTGCAGCAGGTGGAGCAGAATCTGGAGCGCATGACC AAACGGGCAGTAAAGGCCGAAAATCACGTCCTAAAACTGAAACAGGAAATCAGCTTGCTCCAGGTAACTAGAGAGAGGGGCTTAAACGGTTCACATATTCGTGAATTCCAAAAAGGGCACCAAAGAGTCTCTGCTGGGGTTTCCTCCGCTCGCCCTCCCGCTCCCCCGCAGTTGAAGCACCCAGATCAGGACAGCCTGAGCTTTCGTCCCGGGCCTCCTGGTTGTGCCCAACAGGAGTGTCAAGGGCATCACTATAGAGCGGGGGGTGGCACGTGCACACCAGACGACAGGCGAGGTACCAGGGACGGCATTAGGCCCGTGTCCTTTAGGAGGCCTGCTACCCCCCAGTTAGGAAAGGGCATCATCCCCTTGTCGCCTCTACCTAGGGTGCCTTGTCTGGTTTCAGTCAGATGGCCTTTTAGCTGCTCTCCTGTTTAG
- the ENTR1 gene encoding endosome-associated-trafficking regulator 1 isoform X4 has protein sequence MAGYARRPGVAPLSRARSLVIPDAPAFYERRSCLPQLDCERPQARDLESHFFGIRPTFMCYVPSPVLASVGDTDLGYGKGKGTMHGPSGAQNTHFGGEKLGDLEEANPFSFKEFLKSKNLGLSKEDTDSRIYSKEATRHSLGLGRSSPTSQAMGYGLEHQQPFFEDPTGAGDLLDEDEDEGWDGAYLPSAVEQTHSSRVAASTSPCSTYVSFFSNPSELVGPESLPPCMLSDSDSRVSPAGSPSTDFTVHGESLGDRHLRTLQISYEALKDENSKLRRKLTEVQSFSETQTEMVRTLERKLEAKMIKEESDYHDLESVVQQVEQNLERMTKRAVKAENHVLKLKQEISLLQVTRERGLNGSHIREFQKGHQRVSAGVSSARPPAPPQLKHPDQDSLSFRPGPPGCAQQECQGHHYRAGGGTCTPDDRRGTRDGIRPVSFRRPATPQLGKGIIPLSPLPRVPCLVSVRWPFSCSPV, from the exons ATGGCGGGCTACGCGCGTCGCCCCGGCGTCGCCCCGCTGTCCCGGGCCCGGAGCCTCGTCATTCCGGACG CTCCCGCGTTCTATGAGCGCCGGTCTTGTCTCCCCCAGCTAGACTGTGAGCGCCCCCAAGCCAGGGACCTGGAGTCCCACTTCTTCGGCATTCGGCCGACGTTTATGTGCTATGTGCCCAGTCCGGTGCTAGCTTCCGTGGGAGACACAG ATTTGGGCTATGGAAAGGGGAAAGGCACTATGCACGGTCCATCAGGAGCCCAGAATACACACTTTGGAG GTGAGAAACTTGGAGATCTTGAAGAGGCAAATCCATTCTCCTTTAAAGAGTTTCTGAAAAGCAAGAACCTTGGCCTGTCGAAAGAGGATACTGACAGCAGAATTTATTCAAAG GAAGCCACGAGGCACTCGCTGGGACTCGGCCGcagctcccccacctcccaggccaTGGGGTATGGCCTGGAGCATCAGCAGCCGTTTTTCGAAGACCCGACAGGGGCTGGCGACCTCctggacgaggacgaggacgaagGGTGGGACGGGGCCTACCTGCCGTCTGCCGTGGAGCAGACCCACTCCTCCAGGGTTGCCGCCAGCACGTCGCCCTGCAGCACCTATGTCTCCTTTTTCTCCAACCCGTCGGAGCTGGTGGGGCCTGAGTCTCTGCCTCCGTGCATGCTGAGCGACTCCGACTCCCGCGTCTCCCCAGCCGGGAGCCCCAGCACCGACTTCACAGTCCACGGAGAGTCTCTGGGGGACAGGCACCTTCGGACGCTGCAGATAAGTTACGAAGCA ctgaaagatgaaaattctaagCTAAGAAGAAAGCTGACCGAGGTTCAGAGCTTCTCTGAAACTCAAACAGAAAT GGTGAGGACGCTCGAGCGGAAGTTAGAAGCGAAAATGATCAAGGAGGAGAGTGACTACCATGACCTGGAGTCGGTGGTGCAGCAGGTGGAGCAGAATCTGGAGCGCATGACC AAACGGGCAGTAAAGGCCGAAAATCACGTCCTAAAACTGAAACAGGAAATCAGCTTGCTCCAGGTAACTAGAGAGAGGGGCTTAAACGGTTCACATATTCGTGAATTCCAAAAAGGGCACCAAAGAGTCTCTGCTGGGGTTTCCTCCGCTCGCCCTCCCGCTCCCCCGCAGTTGAAGCACCCAGATCAGGACAGCCTGAGCTTTCGTCCCGGGCCTCCTGGTTGTGCCCAACAGGAGTGTCAAGGGCATCACTATAGAGCGGGGGGTGGCACGTGCACACCAGACGACAGGCGAGGTACCAGGGACGGCATTAGGCCCGTGTCCTTTAGGAGGCCTGCTACCCCCCAGTTAGGAAAGGGCATCATCCCCTTGTCGCCTCTACCTAGGGTGCCTTGTCTGGTTTCAGTCAGATGGCCTTTTAGCTGCTCTCCTGTTTAG
- the ENTR1 gene encoding endosome-associated-trafficking regulator 1 isoform X2: MAGYARRPGVAPLSRARSLVIPDAPAFYERRSCLPQLDCERPQARDLESHFFGIRPTFMCYVPSPVLASVGDTGEKLGDLEEANPFSFKEFLKSKNLGLSKEDTDSRIYSKEATRHSLGLGRSSPTSQAMGYGLEHQQPFFEDPTGAGDLLDEDEDEGWDGAYLPSAVEQTHSSRVAASTSPCSTYVSFFSNPSELVGPESLPPCMLSDSDSRVSPAGSPSTDFTVHGESLGDRHLRTLQISYEALKDENSKLRRKLTEVQSFSETQTEIAKSTPLDNGAAELSDGPRAPLTASQLASSSEVVASQLFLPRVRTLERKLEAKMIKEESDYHDLESVVQQVEQNLERMTKRAVKAENHVLKLKQEISLLQVTRERGLNGSHIREFQKGHQRVSAGVSSARPPAPPQLKHPDQDSLSFRPGPPGCAQQECQGHHYRAGGGTCTPDDRRGTRDGIRPVSFRRPATPQLGKGIIPLSPLPRVPCLVSVRWPFSCSPV; this comes from the exons ATGGCGGGCTACGCGCGTCGCCCCGGCGTCGCCCCGCTGTCCCGGGCCCGGAGCCTCGTCATTCCGGACG CTCCCGCGTTCTATGAGCGCCGGTCTTGTCTCCCCCAGCTAGACTGTGAGCGCCCCCAAGCCAGGGACCTGGAGTCCCACTTCTTCGGCATTCGGCCGACGTTTATGTGCTATGTGCCCAGTCCGGTGCTAGCTTCCGTGGGAGACACAG GTGAGAAACTTGGAGATCTTGAAGAGGCAAATCCATTCTCCTTTAAAGAGTTTCTGAAAAGCAAGAACCTTGGCCTGTCGAAAGAGGATACTGACAGCAGAATTTATTCAAAG GAAGCCACGAGGCACTCGCTGGGACTCGGCCGcagctcccccacctcccaggccaTGGGGTATGGCCTGGAGCATCAGCAGCCGTTTTTCGAAGACCCGACAGGGGCTGGCGACCTCctggacgaggacgaggacgaagGGTGGGACGGGGCCTACCTGCCGTCTGCCGTGGAGCAGACCCACTCCTCCAGGGTTGCCGCCAGCACGTCGCCCTGCAGCACCTATGTCTCCTTTTTCTCCAACCCGTCGGAGCTGGTGGGGCCTGAGTCTCTGCCTCCGTGCATGCTGAGCGACTCCGACTCCCGCGTCTCCCCAGCCGGGAGCCCCAGCACCGACTTCACAGTCCACGGAGAGTCTCTGGGGGACAGGCACCTTCGGACGCTGCAGATAAGTTACGAAGCA ctgaaagatgaaaattctaagCTAAGAAGAAAGCTGACCGAGGTTCAGAGCTTCTCTGAAACTCAAACAGAAAT AGCAAAATCAACCCCACTTGACAATGGAGCAGCAGAGCTGTCAGACGGCCCCAGGGCGCCCCTGACCGCCAGCCAACTGGCATCCAGCTCTGAGGTGGTCGCCTCACAGCTGTTCCTCCCAAG GGTGAGGACGCTCGAGCGGAAGTTAGAAGCGAAAATGATCAAGGAGGAGAGTGACTACCATGACCTGGAGTCGGTGGTGCAGCAGGTGGAGCAGAATCTGGAGCGCATGACC AAACGGGCAGTAAAGGCCGAAAATCACGTCCTAAAACTGAAACAGGAAATCAGCTTGCTCCAGGTAACTAGAGAGAGGGGCTTAAACGGTTCACATATTCGTGAATTCCAAAAAGGGCACCAAAGAGTCTCTGCTGGGGTTTCCTCCGCTCGCCCTCCCGCTCCCCCGCAGTTGAAGCACCCAGATCAGGACAGCCTGAGCTTTCGTCCCGGGCCTCCTGGTTGTGCCCAACAGGAGTGTCAAGGGCATCACTATAGAGCGGGGGGTGGCACGTGCACACCAGACGACAGGCGAGGTACCAGGGACGGCATTAGGCCCGTGTCCTTTAGGAGGCCTGCTACCCCCCAGTTAGGAAAGGGCATCATCCCCTTGTCGCCTCTACCTAGGGTGCCTTGTCTGGTTTCAGTCAGATGGCCTTTTAGCTGCTCTCCTGTTTAG